The genomic region AAGCATGAGGTTGACATACGTTGAGACTGTCTACGAAATAATATGAAGGGAACACCTTTTGTAAAAATATCCTATATTTGATATCATGATGGAATGTGAAGAACACAAACATGATTTTGAGCTACCTTTTCACGAACGGAATGTATATCCATCTTGATGTGTTTCATTCATAGATGTTGAATTGGGTTACCAGAAAGATAGATGGCACTGATGTTGTCACAATAGACGACAATGACTTTATGAATGAGACAATGTAACTCGAGAAGAAGGTTGTGCAACCAACAAGAGTCATATACCACATTGGTAACTCCATGATATTCGGCCTCAGCATTAGAGCGAGATAATGCGAGTTGCCATTTTGATGAGCAAGAGAGAAATTTATCACCAAGAAAAACACAACAACCAGATGTAGATCTTCAAGTGTCCGAGCTCCCTTCTCAATCAGCATTTGTATATGAAATTAATGGGGTAGTAAATGAGGTATAAAGATGTAAGCTATAAATTTTTGTTCTCTGAACTTAGCACAAGTTACGTTAGAGAGCTTGCAGGTGGCCGTCCATCGAGTTGTGCATAAAAAGTTGTGTATGTTGTACCGCGTATGAAATGTCTGGTCAAGTAAAATTTAGGTACTGAATGGTGCCGACAAGGCTACGATAGATTAATGGATCCTCATATGGATTGTTATGTGTGGCACTCATATTTGGTTTGGTATCAATCGGGGTTGGACACAATTTGCAAGAAGACATTTCAGCGTGTGTAAGAATTTCTTCGACATACTTTTTCAATGATAGAAATAAACACTTTTGGTGGTGATTAACTGCAATACACAAGAAGTAGTTCAGTTGTCCAAAATCTTTCATAACAAATTTAGAACTGAGAAGCGAAATCATAGATTGTCACAAAGTATCAGAAGATATGGTAAGGATAATATCATTAACATAAAGTAGGATGTTGTCTATGTGAATATCTTTTTTCAGGATGAAAAGGGAGTGATCACATTTgctttaaaaaaataagaaatgaaACATAGTCGGCAAATCGTTTATACCGAATTCGAATAATATTTGAGTCCATATAATAATTTGTTGGAGAGATCCACATGATTAGGATTTGTCGAATCGTTAAAGTCTAATGTTTGATACAGGCATGCTATTTTTACACGAATGTCTCTACAACGGAAATGGGTTCAGTGACTTTCCGGCGGGAAAGTCACGGTAACTTTAGCCtaagttttgttgttttttttttaaaaaatgtttaattgataatataaaaataaaaataaaaataaaataaaagaaacaatagGCTAAAGTCATGGTGACTTTACTGTTTCAAAGTCACTCTAACCTGATCCCTCTACAACGTATGCCTAACACCGTAGTTTCCAAGTTAATTGTAATGGTGGCACATTTTTCAAAGcaagtaaaaatattaaaataaatagaaaagtaGATATACCGTAGGCAAATACGGTGTAAAGGTAGCATTTCTGATGTTTTTATTATCATCATTATTTTCATTATATGATATTCTTAAATGTTTGCGCATGTATGTATTGATgtgtaggggtgctcgcggtgtggtttgggcggttttgacgaaaaaaatcatccgaaccgcaagagaaaaaatagtgcggtttggtttggttcggttggcttttaaaaaaaatccgaaccaaaccaaaccaaactaatgcggtttggttcggttcggttggttcgattttttacaaatattttattgaatcatacatacacatatagatgataacataattttgtatttatacattcatacactatcaaataacaaataaactcgtcatattttgacaacaattttccatttaatatgtaaaaattaaattagacaaaagtggaatattaaacataaaataatagcataaaacaatataaaaattattataacgaaacaaaaaaatagaagagacgaaagattagtgaaagtgaaaaagaaaaaaagtgttgagagattagagaagaagatatgcgataaaaacgaaactaaaatcaggaacatttacataaaaatgagaaggtgaaaaagaaagaatataagagagtaaagattatagaagaagagggaagatgtatgtggcaaagaaggtgcgataatgttattagagattttagaagatcgggactgaaattatatgtgtaaggatgagaaaattgttcgtaatcataatgctaatgtataataagtttaagtttgggttggatgtgagttagtaaaatttaggttgtaacatagtgcggtttgattcggtttacaaaatacaaaccgcaaaccgaaccgaaccgtgcggttttgtaaaaactgacccaaactaatccgaaccaaatgcggttttttgcggtttcggtttggtttggtttggtttgcggttttctattgggttggtttggttttgatcacccctattgATGTGCGATGTGCATTTACCTAACTTGGTAAtattattacatttattttatttcatttttgtaatCTAGTTTGATTTGGAAGTGTGCAGGGTGGAAAATTTGATGGTGAAGTTTGAAAGTGCTATTGAGCTACATGGCCTAAACATTGAGACCTATATATTATGTCAGGGATTGATTGTATAGTTTCCTgttgaaaattgaaatagaaaGCACAGGGTCCCAAGATACTATTTGGTGATTAGTTGTTAATTGAAATGGCAAACATGTTATGAGATTTATCTTTTGGACTCTATAGTTTACCAACACTATCTtaaacactcactttcttattgatTGAAACATGTATGGatctctcattttaaaaataagtCCCACATAAAATGGTAAGACCCACACATATATTAACCAATAATAAGAGAGTGAGTGCTtgaaagagtgttgaaaagagagtacTCTTAATATTTCTCCAAATGAAATCACTATATGAACCACTTAAAAGCTGAGAGATAATTTGTGCGATGACTTTGATGGGCAGGTGGAAACCACTATACATGCTCTTCGAGATTTTTAAAACTCATTTTACATAAAATTATCAATGAGGTAACAATGCTAATTTTGACACTTGATGCCAACCtatcttattttttatatttatataagaatttgatcttaatttttattgaattatATATATGAACTTAATAGATACACCAAATGCCATGATCCGGCCTTTTATGTAGATTTACAACACACTAGTAGTTAAATGTCTACCTTGTATTTAACTGAGGAAAATGAAATGCAATACACTGTTTTTGTTAGACAGGTTTAAAAACCTAAACAAGTTTAACCTTGTTCAGAACTCAAATTCCTTGAGCCAAAGGATCTTAACAGTAGTCATGCTTCCAAATCACAGAATCAAAGTCTGCCTCTTGAAATTGAAAAACCTAATCGTTTTCTCAAACGAAATTTGACATTTTGGTCAAAGTTATACACGTTCATAATTTAAAGAACTATCTTAAAATTAAAATagctaaaaaaaaatcaaataatacaaGATCTAAATATAAAATACAGAAACACAAAGGATTAACAAATGGATTTAATCTTATAAATATTTCTCATATTATAAATCACTCGTACACAATCATAAAATCAAATCCCCGCATCGAACCTGTGGACTGGATGGAAGTGTCAAAAGCAATTCAGCTTTGAAGAGTGGTAACTGGCATATTAGTGCTTTTatcaaatttgaaattttaatttatatgcaTAAATAATGTAAAATAGTTTTGTGCAAATGTCAAATCACATTTCATTGTTTAGATATTCTTATATGTATTTTAGTAAATAATGTTATGGCTTATCTAAACAATAAAACCTGTTGGAAAATATATTGGAAAAAAATGTGTAAGAGACTGTTCATTGCTGTTAATACGATGAAAACTTTGTCTATCATTTATGCAGCATCTGCAGTGATAGTGAACATATTAAAAATAGTTTCGGTACAGGGTCGGGGCCAAGTTTTGCAACCTTTCCTCCCAAATGGCAAGAAAAAGTATCCTCAACTCATTCAAACAGATAACATAGCTTAGACGTAGCTGTTTTCTGTACTCATTTTGTAAATTACAAATGGGACATCTTACCAACCTTTCTCTGTTTTGAAACTATTCCAGAGGGAACGCAATGCAACGTTTCCTTTTATATCGAACCCGGATTATCCATAAATAGTCTAGCTCCAATATCTTCTACCGCTTCTTCCTCATTCTAGACCGTGCATATCTAGAGAGCATAACCAAGGAGAGAAAAAGAGTAAGAAATGTGAAGCATTATCCAACATTGTGATAAAAATTCGATAAACTTCATAAGGTTTAGAAGATACTCTATGTGCATGCCACCCCGATCTGATGATGGAAGCGAGGTTCCCTGAAGCTCTTCCATGACCTTAACAGCTTGATCAACTTCCTGTCAAAAGAAGAAAGGTGGATAAGATCATCAATAAGTGAACAAAAATTCAGAGCATGGCTATTTCATAGATTTAGTTAGCTTAGTTATACTTCAAGTagcatatgattttttttaagcgCCAAATTTTTTAATCTGTACTAAATGGACAAATATGAACATTTTAGGAAACTTTTATAATGTTTTAAACATGACTTGCAAAAAATCATTCGAGAATATATGATGACTTAACAGCAGAGAATAAAACTGCATGCATGATAATTTTGTAAAAGCTAAAAAGTGTGGGTCTTTTATGGGGATGAAAAAGAAACTTGGTAATTTTATAGAACAAAACATATCTAACCCTATTATAAATGCCTACTATTCTACCCTATTGATGCATGTCTGGTTAATTTTGTATCCTACAATAATATAAGTAAATTAGTTGATATAAGTTTTAAGGTTTGACACCTAGTGTTTtttgagtgtgtgtgtgtgtctgttTGTTAGTGCTTTATAATCAGCAAGAGCAGCTGACTTACCTCAAAATCAGCAAATGCTACAGGCATTCCTCCTCTTGAACGCATTTTGACCAAGTTGAATCCAGCATGCCTGGAAAAATGGATTGAAACATTAAGTTCTATAATCAAAAGCAAGTAGATGATGAACAATGTAGGGTCTAGATTTTTTATCAAGAACCAGCTGGTTGAATGCTTTTCCAATTTTATTAACAATACTAGAGGTCCTTGGCAAATCCATGAATACCAAATAGAAGCAGCAACTCACACCGAAAAAGCTTGCTTTAATTCATCCACGGTGCAGTTTGGACCAAGATTTGCAATAAAAAGAGTGGAACATGGTCCTACATCACCACCACCCTTTCCATGTTGCTCCTGCAGCCAATTTGAAAACATCATAATACATAAGTGCTTAAAGGGAAAATGAAAAGAAACCTTTTACAAACtacacaatatttttttattaacaaaTTACACAATTTTGTATGTGTTCGTAATGGTTTGGCCAAACACACAGAAAGGAACAAAATCTGTGTAATGTAACACTTCATGAGAGAAAGAATATTGGTTGTTTTATGATTTCTACATATGCAACGAGATAGAGTTCGGATTTCCAACATATTGCTAATGCTGGGTTTCACGTACCCTTGCTCCAGGTACACGATTGTCAGAACCAACAACAGCATCGCCGCTGCACACAAGCAGAAAATATAACATTCTTGGTGAACCGAtcgaaaatttaaaatacatgtgcaatttttgaggtatggataaCAGTATTAAAGTTAATCTCAACCTTTGGGTGGTTGCTATATCACCATGGTTGCTTCCATTTTCTGATGGTTCATCAGGATCACTTTCACCTAAATGTGAAAACATGTGCAAGTGAGCAACAAAAATAAGAGGGGCGGCAAGAATATGAAACCTAGCTACCTTTTCCTACTTTTTACCTCATTAATTTATAATATCACCTACTTAATTTAAATTGCGAGGGAAGAATAGCTATGGATGTATTATAGAATCAACCCTTAACAATAAAATAGTAACAACTTGCAAGCCATATCATCATAGTCATTTCGGAATAAAAAATGTATATGTAGCCTTGAACTTATAATCAAAGAATCGTTACCATCATCACTTGAGGCTCCCTGAACATTGGCTTCCCCTTTTGACCTTTTATCTATAACCACGTAGGCTCCACCACCTGTGAGTACAAAACAAAACCGCTAATCATCCTGGAAAAACAGTAATCGTACAAAAGAATAAGTTGGGAAAAGCTTATTTATACTTTACAACTAATATAAGCTTATCTTATGACATAGGCATTTGTGTAATTTTTATGAGTACgcttataaaaatagtttatcATATGTCTATAAGTTGTTTTCAGTTTATTTTAGTATAAGTTGTTTTCAGTTTATTTTAGTAAGATGTCCCAGATTGTTTGTGAAAACAACTCCGAGGTAATAAGAAAATAGCTAATTTTATTTCATCTTTGattataaaaaataacttatacaTAATCAATTTTAAGATAAGTGTTTATGCAACATGTGCTTAATGAAGTTATTTAGCCATACAcactttaaaaatatttgaacgTCTCCATAGttcatcaaaataaataaattggggAGAATGGAAGAAAAATGCTTTGAAGGATAAAAGGAGTGGAATAAAAGTGAAAACAAGAAGACATCTAAATTATGTATATGCACTATAGCTTGAAAGTTGATACTTTCATGCACAAAACATATACCTATGTTTCGCTTCCTCCTAGAGTTTGACCTGGCAAGTTCAATATGTAAGACGGACCCAAATTGAGGATCAAATTTCACACCCTGACGATCATTAAGTAAAAAAACATATTAGATCGAAGACCAACTTCTATAAACTGTCAACATTATATTTGTAAATAAAACCCTCTTTATGTATCTATCAAACCACCACATTTGAATAACAAACTTGAAACATATATAATCCACTAAAACTCCTAGGACTTCTTTAAGAGTATGTGTCAAGTGAAGTCACTGAAACTAACATATTCTGATGGGGTGCAACTTCATAGCTTCTGCAGTATCACTTTAGGAAGCATTTGGTTAAAAGGTTTAATTAAATGTTAATTCAATAAGAAATTTTAAAGAGAATTCTTCAGTGCTTatttataagttgttttgaagaGCTTACTAAAAATAACACAAACAGCTAATAGACAATAAACATGTCATAAGCTATTTTTTTCAGTACATTTACACGAGTGAATGACCAAATAGATCACTGAAATTGTTGGACAGTATCAACTTCATCCTCCACATTatcaatatttcaaaataatCCTTGGAATCGTAAAATGTTAATCAGGTCAGTCTGTCTTGATGTGTTATGAAAtgcatttattatattatttacttAATCTCAAATGCATCaccgacataatcaacttaatgCCATTATAGTCCCAGCAAACACCAACGATGTTACAAATCTTAACTAACATGTACAATTTCCAGATCATTTTGGTATAGATTTTTTCTAGTAACACCCCAAAAATATTCAGTTACACCCAAATCTATTTAAAATGTAATCATAATACCAAAATCTCCCTTATTCGTATAAATATTTCAAGAACTCCTGTTTATCTCTCAAATCTCAATTGAAATTTTCATCCCTCTCACAATCATCCATGGGTATGTGATCAAACCTGATGAAAGATTAAAGATTGAACTACAAAGTCATCCATTAAAACGCTTTTGCTTAGGTTTagtgattttctgcatttttattgattttgaaCTTTTTTGTACTTTTGTTTCCTGAGTTTGGAAATCATGTGTTGTTTAAAATTCTAAATTTAGACTTAACATCACTTTAATTCATGTTAGTGCGCGCAAACTTCGTTCACAAACCaacaaaaaaactcaaaatacaTGCACTATGTCAACTACTATCACGCACACGCGTGAATTAAATTAACGTACATTTTGTTTTACAAACTTAATACATTATCTGAATTCAGGAGCACTTAGTTCAAGTAAGAGAAGTTCAACGTGAATACTGAATACCTCTAAAATGTTGCTGATGGGTAAGATAAAAGCATATGTATAAATTATGCCTATTTTGTTGTTCCTAACTCTCAGTGTAacagtggactatcatattcaaaacTAGACACTCACATTTAGGGCGTGCAACGCTGCCATTGCGGCTTGATTATTGAAAAACGTAGCAAATGCAACAACCTGAAaacaaaaaaagaagcaaaatttCACTAGTTTCAATTTCAGTCAAAATTGCAATACTCAACAGAACCTTCATTTATCGAAAATCGAGAATGAGTACCTGATTAGCACGGCCGGTATACTTGAGTTGGCAAGAGTCAAATCCAGGGCGACGGCGGAAGAGGTTGTGAATCTCACGCGCCTTCACGTCGTCTGGGAGACCAGAGACGAAGAGCGTGTTTATGTTGCTCCGTTCATCTGGCTGGTACATGTAATACGGATCAAACGGTTGCATAGCCATTCGGAGAGTTGTGCCGGTGAAGTGAGCCGGTAAGCTCTTTCGTATGAGGCGGTGGCGACGGTGGCCGGAGAAGGACTCGAATCGACTCCTGTTAGgttttttgtttggttttttttCCCTAAAATAAATCCCTAAGTTAAtaaagattttaatattttaaaattgtttttaaaaattgtgCATTAAATACGTCAGAATTTCTAACTACATGATATGCATCTCTCACCCATTTGCGAATTGACAAAAATGTCCTTCAGCTTACGTAGATACATTTTTGGAAGTactttttttgtttaacgttgttttgttccgtaAATGCACATACGGAagattctgtagatgcatctacggaagcatttgaCGTTAAACTTGCGTCAGACCCTTCCCCTCCCTCATtcttcacttttctcttcaactcaTACTCTATCAACTACTTTCTCAACCCAAAAAATCAAACTTCCCTAATAGTACATTTCTTTATCTTGAGTTCGGCCGACATTGTCAACATCAACTATCAACACATTTCATTAAGTTCAAAAATCTATTTAATCAGTAAGTTTTTTAattttcgagttattttagagtatttgtaAAATCGAGTTAGAATTCgatatttaggtgtagaaatgattggataGTTATTGAAATATAATTTAAAGACAATGTAGGTGTTGTTTGATGTGTAAAACGGATGATCAAGgcacaaaaatgaagtttttggGTGATTGAACAGTGACCTTACGCCATTCTTGAGTTTCTGAGTTTCAGAACCTTCCgtggatgcatctacggaagagatgAACGTTAGggcattccgtagatgcatctatggaagcaCCATAATTTTTTGAAACTAAGGTacttcgtagatgcatctacggaagagtgttttttttttcttttcttgtttatttataaatacgtAGTATCTAACTCGATGTTATTTGTATCATAATGTATACATTGTGGCCTACGGCCCAAATAAGAATATACATGGGAGGACTGCACAGCACGCATCCGTGCGGCGTGAACGGATGCGTGTAGTTTCTCAAGTCACTAATGAAGTTGTCGTTGCAGCAGATGCACCTGATACACCCGTCATCCGGGCCTTCTCCATCTGTCCCTGTTGAAGGACTTTCTACACTCGTTCCACTTGAGGGGCATTTCCCATCTACTACTACACCACAGAGGCCTCGGGATGATGTtgagggttcctcacagatgTCAGCCCCTGCAGACATCGTCGGGACAGTTCTTCTACTTCTACTTCAGTCCCTGTGTCAGTGACAGTCGATGCAGGATCTGTTGTGCCACCTTTGAAGCTGCACGAGGATCATCCCGTGCCAAAGCCTGTCTGATATCCGGGGGGTCTATAGGCGCATCCCTGTTGACAAGTTATGCAGATCAAGCAGCCATGCGTATCTAGGAGGGAGCGGTAAATTTTCTTTTgttattacttattacttttttttcttcagtttCTGAATTTGCTTATTAATAaccgtattttttttaatttcagaaGAGGGATCTCCATAGGTTCTACAACCACGGTCGGAAGATTGCTGCTCTTGCGCAGTCTGGCCAATCGTAGTTCCAAGATGTACTAGCAGCTTCTGCCCTGAGGGACCTCTGTCAGGTGGGCTACGGGACGATACATAATGGGGGACTGATGGCATTTGCGGTGAGATGGCATCCAGAGGCTTCCTTATTTCATCTTCCTCACGGTGAGATTACCATCACTCTTGATGATATGTCATGCCTCCTGCATCTACCTATCAAGTGTACTCTTTTgatggtaacaatcttatacccttctagttattatatatttgtaaTAGTACATTAAAAtaatgttgaatgcagtatagggcaagcaacaaacaagatttggaaatattgatccgggatttatcgtcctcagagatggagagatgccattcaacagtttctacggttttgaactttggattgaataagcaaaaagtaaacaaagatatagacaggaaaagaataaacacattcttagaagagaaataacttatcaggaatgtaaatatattcactcttcacaaacatacacttaccaacccgttatactcaacctacgatactcatctatgtcatcacgtatctctcacataagcgtccatctctggagcacaaacgagatcatctcacatctaaggttatctctaacgcaaagtcacgagaacattcgtgttctcgcgtcggcgatctctcgcgcgccgctcaaacacaaaagcattaagaacagatacaaacagtgaatgctagctctaaatctatctctagagttcagaaccaacaaattatcatcctagataaggattcaagaagtttatctctatagcaacccaaatccccagcatagagcaaaaatccagaacaacatcaacacagatttgtaaagcaagttaaacataacattataatcggtaaatatacataagattcaagtaaatatacaaacaatacccaaccaaagagaaatacataaagaagaagagaaatgaaccgaagatctcccggtttgtcagctccgttcgacgctcaatccacccccgatcatccttgtgcaacctccgaagttgttttctaagccaattctactctaagaatgaagttgatggtgttgggactcaaaaatacccaacccataacctaaaaatgtgatttttatccCTTTTAACGAGTTTCTGTcatagcaggtccgcttagcggaccccctccgctcagcggactcaaaattgcatccagacgctgatttgctccgctggagctccgctcagcggacccccctccgctcagcggatgacagaaaaagtgaaatcttgttttcgccataagttgagaaccgtaactccgaattgcgcccggttcgaagcgttgaaaagcttattcaatgttctatccaataatgaatgaatggaaaccaaaatgatgattttggtcatccttattttgagcctttggaagtccgcttgatggtggctaagcggacttgcaccaaaactgcgaaatcgaagccgtgcctttgacactttattcctcaaggctccaataagcatgaatacctataaaaacaaaggaaaaactatcaaatggtataaaagtatatgaaaatacaattattcacaaagtatacgtatttatacacaaaacagggaattattcaaacgatattaacaaaagtatcgataagtgccactatttacatacacaaaataagtacattttggcacttatcaaactctccccaacttgaaactttgtttgtcctcaaacaatgtcaaataaattaaagaattaaaagtaataaaccaaagaattgtgaatcaacaagttttgaaaaccaaaatcaaatgtatggttcaatacaaaaatgtataaacaaagtaaatacttaccatcatcctacaacgacaacatgtaaacgaaacgaatcctaagcacaaaaagcatacaaaacattctaacacaataaatgctcacatcatgaatcacacctagcaaaaattcatcaatggatgaagaacacacaaaggtgagggacttttaacactcatccaacaatcttgcaaacaaaagattaaattatgca from Vicia villosa cultivar HV-30 ecotype Madison, WI unplaced genomic scaffold, Vvil1.0 ctg.000060F_1_1, whole genome shotgun sequence harbors:
- the LOC131623324 gene encoding uncharacterized protein LOC131623324, translated to MAMQPFDPYYMYQPDERSNINTLFVSGLPDDVKAREIHNLFRRRPGFDSCQLKYTGRANQVVAFATFFNNQAAMAALHALNGVKFDPQFGSVLHIELARSNSRRKRNIGGGAYVVIDKRSKGEANVQGASSDDGESDPDEPSENGSNHGDIATTQSGDAVVGSDNRVPGAREQHGKGGGDVGPCSTLFIANLGPNCTVDELKQAFSVHAGFNLVKMRSRGGMPVAFADFEEVDQAVKVMEELQGTSLPSSDRGGMHIEYARSRMRKKR